The Diachasmimorpha longicaudata isolate KC_UGA_2023 chromosome 14, iyDiaLong2, whole genome shotgun sequence genome includes a region encoding these proteins:
- the LOC135169113 gene encoding zinc transporter 6-like: MMFMPMRRDDATLDVNDSGESDSCGAEVLRMLAETESKWILCLITYNTVIIYYLCGWVTSTNSIALGAYVNLVFFNLFSLLICLVSIWVSRKTPTTLGSSPGPPDRSHRVGRTGPIEQTTSLSCLGPEKYEVMTLFVSSCLILFGGSFISVEIILRAGDQPSVHTGRLGLGALLGLLAHLGTILVYPDAGLNHVVCMALPCATFRECNPILAANILSSVILCAAHSVIHIWDLYVADTAAAFAVIGLTTAAMLPLAFYTLCVILQKVPHHMIEKLDKALREALDIDGVLEFRNERFWTKSFGKLAGTLDVRLRRNVNEEHVLETVMKHLSQIVSSLKIQEFRDTRIASTPSDYHPAEYYIEEILQLHDRNHDTCTHKWNSRWNETICGDVTVIKIDDILGSTSDVGTFASVREDDGVKCTRIVRNPIVYKNNVRVADHLVKGNPGEGNALILQSMGQEFDGLCCVELLDH; this comes from the exons ATGATGTTTATGCCGATGAGAAGGGATGACGCGACTCTCGATGTTAATGACA GTGGAGAGAGTGATTCCTGTGGGGCTGAGGTCCTCCGTATGCTCGCAGAGACCGAGAGCAAATGGATCCTCTGTCTGATCACGTACAACACTGTGATTATCTACTACCTCTGTGGCTGGGTAACTTCGACCAACAGTATAG CATTGGGCGCCTACGTAAACCTAGTATTTTTCAACCTATTCTCCCTGTTGATCTGTCTGGTCTCCATTTGGGTGTCCAGGAAGACCCCAACTACATTAGGATCATCTCCAGGACCTCCAGACAGGTCCCATCGCGTTGGTCGAACGGGTCCAATCGAGCAGACAACATCTCTGTCATGTTTGGGGCCCGAGAAATACGAAGTTATGACCCTTTTCGTGTCGTCCTGCCTCATCCTCTTCGGTGGATCCTTCATCTCCGTGGAGATCATCCTGAGGGCTGGGGATCAGCCCAGTGTTCACAC TGGCAGACTGGGACTCGGGGCTCTCCTCGGTTTGCTCGCACACTTGGGAACGATTCTCGTTTATCCTGATGCTGGATTGAATCACGTGGTCTGCATGGCACTGCCATGTGCAACCTTCAGGGAATGCAATCCAATTTTAGCCGCCAATATCCTCAGCTCTGTCATCCTCTGTGCGGCCCACTCTGTCATTCACATTTG GGACCTTTATGTCGCCGACACGGCAGCTGCTTTCGCGGTGATTGGGCTGACCACAGCGGCGATGTTACCACTTGCCTTTTACACGCTCTGCGTAATACTTCAG AAAGTGCCGCATCATATGATCGAGAAGCTGGATAAGGCCCTGCGGGAGGCCCTTGATATCGATGGAGTTCTCGAATTCAGGAACGAACGATTTTGGACTAAATCCTTTGGAAAACTC GCAGGTACCCTGGACGTCAGACTCCGGAGGAACGTTAACGAAGAGCATGTCCTCGAAACAGTGATGAAACATCTCTCCCAGATAGTGTCATCCCTGAAGATCCAGGAATTTCGAGACACCCGTATCGCATCAACTCCATCAGACTATCATCCAGCCGAGTATTACATCGAGGAGATTCTccagttgcatgacaggaatCATGACACGTGTACACACAAGTGGAACTCAAGGTGGAATGAAACCATCTGTGGTGACGTGACTGTCATAAAAATCGATGATATACTCGGTTCAACGAGCGACGTAGGGACTTTTGCGAGTGTTCGTGAGGATGACGGAGTCAAGTGCACGAGGATCGTGAGAAATCCAATTGTCTATAAAAATAACGTTAGAGTAGCCGATCACTTGGTTAAGGGTAACCCAGGAGAGGGTAATGCACTCATTCTTCAGTCTATGGGCCAGGAATTTGATGGTCTCTGCTGCGTGGAATTGCTTGATCACTAG
- the Mdh1 gene encoding malate dehydrogenase, cytoplasmic, producing the protein MTEPINVVVTGAAGQIAYSLLYQLAAGSVFGPDQPINLHLLDIPMMMDVLQGVVMELQDLALPLLRQVVPTADPAVAFKDAAAAFLVGAMPRKQGMERRDLLSANVKIFKIQGEALDKYARKNVKVLVVGNPANTNALICSHYAPSIPKENFTAMTRLDQNRAQAALATRLGVQVDKVQNVIIWGNHSSTQFPDAFHATVNGKPVPAAVNDDAWLNEVFVETIQKRGAAVIAARKMSSAMSAAKAAGDHMRDWWMGTKPGQWVSMGVLSDGSYEMPKGVVFSFPVTINNGKFEIVQNLPINEFARGKLNATAKELEEERVDAHSVLME; encoded by the exons ATG ACGGAGCCAATCAATGTTGTGGTGACCGGTGCAGCAGGTCAGATAGCCTACTCCCTGCTATATCAACTGGCAGCTGGTTCAGTCTTCGGTCCTGACCAGCCCATAAACCTTCACCTTCTGGACATCCCAATGATGATGGACGTCCTCCAGGGAGTTGTCATGGAGCTCCAGGATCTCGCACTTCCTCTCTTGAGAC AGGTTGTTCCTACTGCTGATCCTGCTGTAGCCTTCAAGGACGCAGCAGCTGCATTTTTAGTGGGTGCAATGCCCAGGAAACAGGGAATGGAACGCAGGGATCTTCTCTCCGCTAATGTCAAGATTTTTAAGATTCAGGGCGAAGCTCTGGACAAGTACGCTCGCAAAAACGTAAAAGTCCTGGTCGTTGGCAACCCAGCGAACACAAATGCCCTCATCTGCTCTCACTATGCCCCGTCCATCCCGAAGGAGAACTTCACCGCGATGACGAGACTCGATCAGAACCGAGCACAAGCTGCGCTGGCCACTCGTCTGGGGGTTCAG GTTGACAAAGTACAGAATGTCATCATCTGGGGCAATCACAGCTCCACCCAGTTTCCAGACGCCTTTCACGCGACTGTCAACGGCAAACCTGTTCCAGCAGCTGTCAATGATGACGCCTGGCTGAACGAAGTATTCGTGGAGACCATTCAGAAAAGGGGGGCGGCTGTCATCGCAGCCAGGAAAATGTCATCTGCAATGTCTGCTGCCAAGGCAGCTGGGGACCACATGAGGGACTGGTGGATGGGAACCAAACCTGGACAGTGGGTCTCCATGGGAGTTCTGTCTGATGGAAGTTATGAAATGCCAAAGGGCgttgttttttcattccctgTCACCATTAACAACGGAAAGTTCGAGATTGTTCAG AATCTGCCGATCAATGAGTTCGCAAGAGGCAAATTAAATGCAACAGCTAAGGAACTCGAGGAAGAGCGCGTTGATGCTCATTCAGTCCTCATGGAATGA